A single window of Ovis canadensis isolate MfBH-ARS-UI-01 breed Bighorn chromosome 15, ARS-UI_OviCan_v2, whole genome shotgun sequence DNA harbors:
- the LOC138420761 gene encoding olfactory receptor 5G9-like, whose translation MAGENYTRVTEFIFTGLRCHPHAQGFLFLLLLLFYLVTMTGNLGMVTLIRMDSRLHTPMYFFLSHLSFVDVCFSSVVGPKMLRDFFAERKAISFLGCALQQRFFGFFVAIECLLLASMAYDRYVAICNPLLYSVVMSHRLCIQLVVGPYAVGFLNTMTHTTAAFRLPFCGSNIINHFFCDMSPLVSLVCADMRINKLLVFIVAGSVLIVISLTILTSCFYILISILSICSAHGRHRAFSTCSSHLTAVSVLYGTLFFIYVRPGTVFSLDLNKVVAVFYTAVIPMLNPLIYSLRNKEVKAAMRRIIARRKFCLKS comes from the coding sequence ATGGCTGGTGAAAACTATACCAGGGTCACGGAGTTTATTTTCACGGGCTTAAGGTGCCATCCGCATGCGCAAGGCTTCCTCTTCTTGCTCCTCCTTCTTTTTTACCTTGTTACCATGACAGGAAACCTGGGCATGGTTACCCTCATCCGGATGGATTCCCGCCTGCACACACCGATGTACTTCTTTCTCAGTCACCTGTCCTTTGTGGATGTCTGCTTTTCATCCGTGGTTGGCCCCAAGATGCTCAGAGACTTCTTCGCGGAAAGGAAAGCCATTTCTTTCCTGGGCTGCGCCTTGCAGCAGCGGTTCTTTGGGTTCTTTGTGGCCATCGAGTGCCTTCTCCTGGCATCCATGGCTTATGACCGCTACGTGGCCATCTGTAACCCACTGCTGTATTCAGTTGTCATGTCCCACAGGCTCTGCATACAGCTGGTGGTCGGACCCTACGCTGTTGGATTTCTGAACACCATGACCCACACAACAGCTGCTTTTCGACTTCCCTTTTGTGGTTCCAACATTATCAATCACTTCTTCTGTGACATGTCCCCGCTTGTCTCTCTGGTATGTGCTGACATGCGGATCAATAAATTGCTAGTTTTCATCGTGGCTGGATCTGTACTTATCGTCATCAGCCTGACTATATTAACCTCCTGTTTTTACATCCTCATCTCTATCCTGAGCATCTGCTCTGCTCATGGGAGGCACAGGGCCTTTTCCACCTGCTCTTCACATCTCACAGCTGTCTCCGTCTTGTATGGGACTCTCTTCTTTATCTATGTGAGGCCAGGCACAGTTTTTTCTCTGGATCTCAATAAAGTGGTGGCAGTGTTCTACACAGCAGTGATTCCCATGTTGAATCCTCTCATCTACAGCTTGAGAAATAAAGAAGTGAAAGCTGCTATGCGCAGGATCATCGCCAGGAGAAAGTTTTGCCTCAAAAGTTAA